A window of Mucilaginibacter paludis DSM 18603 contains these coding sequences:
- the serS gene encoding serine--tRNA ligase, giving the protein MLQVSYIRENRDNVLERLAVKNFKQPELVDEVLKLDEQRRQTQNTLDGVSAEANAAAKQIGELMRSSKKEEAETIKSKSNIWKEDIKKLSEQLSGIEQELQQKIVLLPNLPHSSVPKGITPEENEIVLEHGDKPQLPANALPHWELAAKYNLIDFELGVKITGAGFPVYKGKGAKLQRALIAFFLDEAEKAGYDERMLPLLVNEASGFGTGQLPDKEGQMYHVGVDNLYLIPTAEVPITNLYRDVILKADELPVKNCGYTACFRREAGSYGAHVRGLNRLHQFDKVELVQVVNPDQSYEVLEQMSLHVQGLLQKLGLPYRVLRLCGGDMSFTSALTYDMETWSAAQQRWLEVSSVSNFETFQSNRLKLRFRNAEGKTQLAHTLNGSALALPRIVATLLENNQTENGIKIPEVLVPYTRFEWID; this is encoded by the coding sequence ATGCTGCAAGTTAGTTATATCCGCGAAAACCGTGACAATGTATTGGAACGTTTAGCGGTAAAAAATTTCAAACAACCTGAATTGGTTGATGAGGTGCTCAAATTAGATGAGCAACGCCGTCAAACTCAAAACACTTTGGATGGTGTATCGGCCGAGGCCAATGCCGCCGCGAAGCAAATTGGCGAGTTAATGCGTTCCAGTAAAAAAGAAGAAGCCGAAACCATTAAGTCGAAATCCAATATCTGGAAGGAAGATATTAAAAAACTAAGCGAGCAACTATCGGGTATTGAGCAGGAGCTGCAACAAAAAATTGTGCTATTGCCTAACCTGCCGCATTCATCGGTACCTAAAGGGATAACGCCCGAGGAAAATGAAATTGTATTGGAGCATGGCGATAAGCCACAGCTACCGGCCAATGCTTTGCCGCATTGGGAGCTGGCTGCCAAATATAACCTGATTGATTTTGAGCTGGGTGTTAAAATAACCGGCGCAGGCTTCCCTGTATATAAAGGCAAGGGTGCCAAACTGCAAAGGGCATTGATAGCCTTCTTTTTAGACGAGGCCGAAAAAGCCGGGTACGACGAAAGGATGCTGCCCTTGCTGGTAAACGAAGCTTCGGGCTTTGGAACCGGACAACTGCCCGACAAAGAAGGACAGATGTATCATGTAGGTGTTGATAATTTATACCTCATTCCAACAGCCGAGGTACCCATCACCAACCTTTACCGCGATGTGATATTAAAGGCAGATGAGCTGCCTGTAAAAAACTGTGGTTATACCGCTTGTTTCCGCCGCGAGGCTGGCTCATACGGCGCACATGTACGTGGCCTTAACCGTTTACACCAGTTTGATAAGGTTGAGCTGGTACAGGTAGTAAACCCTGATCAATCCTACGAGGTACTGGAGCAAATGAGTTTGCACGTACAGGGCCTTTTACAAAAGCTTGGCCTGCCTTACCGCGTGTTAAGGCTTTGTGGTGGGGATATGAGCTTTACATCGGCCTTAACATATGATATGGAAACCTGGAGTGCTGCACAACAACGCTGGCTTGAGGTATCTTCGGTATCTAACTTTGAAACCTTCCAAAGCAATCGCCTAAAGCTGCGTTTCAGGAATGCCGAAGGTAAAACGCAATTGGCGCATACATTAAACGGCAGCGCCCTGGCCTTGCCGCGTATTGTAGCTACCCTGTTAGAAAACAACCAGACCGAAAACGGAATTAAAATACCCGAAGTACTGGTACCTTATACCAGGTTTGAGTGGATAGATTAA
- a CDS encoding HAD family hydrolase, whose protein sequence is MINTIIFDLGNVLIDWNPYHLYRKIFDSDTEIQHFLETVCTMHWNEEQDAGRAIQAGTEILVGQFPEHEANIRAYYGRWDEMLGGGIEGTVNIFKKLKDSSRYKIYALTNWSAETFQIPLKQYDFLHWFDAIVVSGDEGLRKPDPRFYQLLLDRYEVKPEEALFIDDNYRNILAAREMGIQSIHFTSPEDLNTQLGQLNLL, encoded by the coding sequence ATGATCAACACCATCATCTTCGACCTCGGGAACGTTTTAATAGACTGGAATCCATACCACTTATACCGGAAAATTTTTGATAGCGATACTGAAATTCAGCATTTTCTGGAAACTGTTTGTACCATGCATTGGAACGAAGAGCAAGATGCCGGGCGCGCCATACAGGCCGGAACCGAAATTTTAGTGGGCCAATTTCCGGAACATGAAGCTAATATCCGTGCTTACTACGGCCGCTGGGATGAAATGCTGGGCGGTGGAATTGAGGGAACAGTTAATATCTTCAAAAAATTAAAAGATAGCAGCCGGTATAAAATTTATGCGCTCACTAATTGGTCTGCCGAAACTTTTCAGATCCCGTTAAAACAATACGACTTTTTGCACTGGTTTGACGCCATTGTAGTATCAGGCGACGAAGGCTTGCGTAAACCCGATCCCCGGTTTTACCAATTACTGCTTGACCGTTATGAGGTAAAGCCAGAAGAGGCCTTATTTATAGATGATAACTACCGCAATATATTGGCCGCGCGCGAAATGGGCATTCAATCCATTCATTTTACCTCACCAGAAGATTTAAATACACAGTTGGGGCAGTTGAATCTGCTTTGA
- the metF gene encoding methylenetetrahydrofolate reductase [NAD(P)H], which translates to MKITEHIANANGKTLFSFELLPPIKGQSIQGIYNAIDPLMELKPPFIDVTSLREDHVYKEHENGLLEKLITRKRPGTVAVCAAIMNKYKVDAVPHLICGGFTKEETEYALIDLQFLGIDNVLVLRGDARKAEPGFVPTPGGHAYATDLLQQVMNMNNGMYLLDTGPTSYKTDFCVGVAGYPEKHFEAPNLKTDFKYLKQKVDMGANFIVTQMFFDNQKYIEFVNNCRANGITVPIIPGLKPITVSKQLISLSKIFHIDIPEALSEAITDCKSEKDVKEVGIQWMIQQCKELVEFGVPVLHFYTMGNPEPTKRIAQAVF; encoded by the coding sequence ATGAAAATTACAGAACACATCGCTAACGCGAACGGCAAAACACTTTTTTCGTTTGAATTGCTGCCGCCTATTAAGGGGCAAAGCATCCAGGGTATTTATAACGCCATCGATCCGTTGATGGAATTAAAACCTCCCTTTATTGATGTAACCTCGTTACGGGAAGATCATGTGTATAAAGAGCATGAAAACGGCTTATTGGAAAAACTCATCACCCGTAAGCGCCCCGGTACCGTGGCCGTATGCGCGGCTATCATGAATAAATATAAGGTAGATGCTGTTCCGCACCTCATCTGCGGTGGTTTTACCAAGGAAGAAACCGAGTACGCTTTGATCGACCTGCAATTTTTAGGGATCGATAATGTGCTGGTACTTCGCGGCGATGCACGTAAAGCCGAACCGGGTTTTGTACCGACTCCCGGCGGACACGCCTACGCCACCGACCTGTTACAACAGGTAATGAACATGAATAACGGCATGTACTTGCTCGATACCGGGCCAACATCCTATAAAACCGATTTTTGCGTTGGCGTAGCCGGGTATCCCGAAAAACATTTTGAAGCACCTAACCTTAAAACTGATTTTAAGTACCTGAAGCAAAAGGTTGATATGGGCGCTAACTTTATTGTGACCCAAATGTTTTTTGATAATCAGAAATACATCGAATTTGTTAATAACTGCCGGGCCAATGGTATTACGGTACCTATTATACCTGGGTTAAAACCCATCACGGTATCCAAGCAACTGATCAGCCTCTCCAAGATATTCCATATCGATATCCCGGAAGCACTAAGCGAGGCTATTACAGATTGTAAATCGGAAAAGGACGTCAAAGAAGTAGGCATCCAATGGATGATACAGCAATGTAAAGAGCTTGTTGAATTTGGCGTGCCGGTATTGCACTTTTATACGATGGGCAATCCCGAGCCAACCAAACGAATTGCACAAGCTGTTTTTTAG
- the thrA gene encoding bifunctional aspartate kinase/homoserine dehydrogenase I has translation MKILKFGGTSVGSVSSIGTVLNILKQESQNGQLPVVVLSAMSGVTNLLAAMAETASTGGNFTAELAELERRHFDVVKALMDVQAQNPVFTKLKIYFNELEDLLQGILSLRELTAQTRDLVLSYGERCSTFMISKIAAQQLPEAIFVNAAELIKTDSSFGHAKVNMELTDMLIRNFYYENTGKILFVTGFISSNEDDRITTLGRGGSDYTAAILGSALNCSEIQIWTDVNGMMTADPRMVKKAFSLPELSYTEAMELSFFGAKVIYPPTMIPAFLKKIPIVILNTFDTDFGGTYIKHDCNTSNLPIKGISSINEVSIINLEGSGMVGKAGFSGRLFSMLAREQISVILITQSSSEHSITFAIPPADAVKALYLIEQEFELELQAKKLEKPQIEQNLSVLAIVGENMKQTPGISGKLFHALGRNGINVRAIAQGSSEYNISVIISKSDLAKALNAVHDSFFVSLNKTLHVFCAGTGNISTTLFRQLSEHAGFLEQHNGVQVKVVGIINTRKMVFDEDGLSLDNWKESLEASHQEADLDKFVAKMKTMNLPNCVFADNTASPKPIEKYEAIFKSNISIVTCNKIGNSASYSQYKTFKDAARKHGVDFYYETNVGAGLPIVRTLKDLMMSGDRVIKIEAILSGTISFIFNNFKGDATFHDTVKIAQEKGYTEPDPRDDLRGTDFMRKMLILARDAGYVLEPGDVNIESMLPQACLDAGTVEDFYKELNNENQFFADMKAKAEAGGKVLRYIGKLEDGQVSITLQMVDENHPFFTLSGSDNIISFTTERYKERPLVVKGPGAGAEVTAAGVFADIVNVGAH, from the coding sequence ATGAAGATTTTAAAATTCGGAGGCACATCGGTAGGATCAGTATCAAGCATCGGTACCGTACTCAACATCCTGAAACAGGAGTCCCAAAACGGCCAATTGCCTGTTGTTGTTTTATCAGCCATGAGCGGCGTAACCAATTTACTGGCAGCCATGGCCGAAACGGCATCAACCGGCGGGAACTTTACAGCCGAACTGGCCGAACTGGAAAGGCGTCATTTTGATGTTGTAAAGGCCCTGATGGATGTACAGGCCCAGAATCCGGTTTTTACTAAGTTGAAAATTTACTTTAACGAGCTGGAAGATTTGCTGCAAGGCATTTTGAGCTTGCGCGAGTTAACAGCCCAAACCCGCGACCTGGTATTAAGCTACGGCGAACGTTGCTCTACCTTCATGATCAGCAAAATAGCGGCTCAACAACTCCCTGAAGCCATTTTTGTAAATGCTGCCGAATTGATTAAAACCGACAGCAGCTTTGGCCATGCCAAGGTGAACATGGAGCTTACCGATATGCTGATCCGTAATTTTTATTATGAAAATACCGGCAAAATATTGTTTGTAACTGGCTTTATCTCCAGCAACGAAGACGACCGCATAACAACCCTGGGCCGTGGTGGCAGCGACTATACCGCAGCTATTTTGGGCTCTGCGCTTAATTGCAGCGAAATCCAGATCTGGACGGATGTAAACGGGATGATGACCGCCGACCCACGGATGGTAAAAAAGGCTTTCTCGCTACCAGAACTCTCCTATACCGAGGCTATGGAGCTTTCTTTTTTTGGCGCCAAGGTGATCTATCCGCCAACCATGATACCGGCTTTTTTAAAAAAGATCCCCATCGTGATCCTCAATACTTTCGATACCGATTTTGGCGGTACTTATATCAAACACGATTGTAATACATCCAACCTGCCCATTAAAGGCATTTCATCTATTAACGAGGTGAGCATCATTAACCTTGAGGGCAGCGGCATGGTAGGCAAGGCAGGCTTTAGCGGCAGGCTCTTCTCTATGCTGGCCCGTGAGCAGATCAGCGTGATCCTGATAACACAATCATCATCAGAGCATAGCATTACATTTGCCATTCCTCCCGCGGATGCGGTAAAAGCCCTTTACCTAATTGAACAGGAGTTTGAACTGGAACTCCAGGCTAAAAAACTGGAAAAACCGCAGATAGAACAAAATTTGTCGGTGCTGGCTATTGTGGGCGAAAACATGAAGCAAACTCCCGGTATATCGGGCAAACTGTTCCATGCGCTGGGCCGTAACGGTATCAACGTGCGTGCCATTGCCCAGGGCTCGTCGGAGTATAATATCTCGGTTATCATTTCAAAAAGCGATCTGGCCAAGGCGCTCAATGCCGTTCACGATTCGTTTTTTGTATCCCTCAATAAAACACTCCATGTATTTTGCGCCGGTACCGGTAACATCAGTACAACGCTGTTTAGGCAATTAAGCGAGCACGCCGGTTTTTTAGAGCAGCACAATGGCGTACAGGTTAAAGTTGTAGGCATCATCAATACGCGTAAAATGGTATTTGATGAAGATGGCTTATCCTTGGATAACTGGAAAGAGAGTTTGGAAGCATCGCACCAGGAAGCTGACCTGGACAAGTTTGTAGCTAAAATGAAAACCATGAATTTGCCCAACTGCGTATTTGCCGATAATACCGCCAGCCCTAAGCCTATCGAAAAATATGAGGCCATCTTTAAATCGAACATATCCATTGTTACCTGCAATAAAATAGGGAACTCGGCCTCATACAGCCAGTATAAAACCTTTAAGGATGCAGCCCGCAAGCATGGGGTAGATTTTTATTACGAAACCAACGTAGGTGCCGGTTTACCCATAGTACGCACCTTAAAAGATTTAATGATGAGCGGCGATAGGGTGATCAAGATTGAAGCCATCCTGTCGGGAACGATCTCTTTCATTTTTAATAATTTTAAAGGCGACGCTACTTTTCATGATACCGTAAAAATTGCCCAGGAAAAAGGCTATACCGAGCCCGACCCTCGCGACGACTTACGTGGTACCGATTTTATGCGTAAAATGCTGATCCTTGCCCGTGATGCCGGTTACGTATTGGAGCCCGGCGATGTAAATATTGAAAGCATGCTGCCGCAAGCTTGTTTGGATGCCGGAACAGTGGAGGATTTTTACAAAGAGCTGAACAACGAAAATCAATTTTTTGCCGATATGAAAGCTAAAGCCGAGGCCGGTGGCAAAGTATTACGCTATATAGGTAAACTGGAAGACGGGCAGGTATCAATCACCTTGCAAATGGTGGACGAAAACCATCCCTTCTTTACCTTGTCTGGAAGTGATAACATCATATCCTTTACTACCGAGCGTTATAAGGAGCGCCCGCTGGTGGTTAAAGGGCCAGGCGCGGGTGCCGAGGTTACAGCGGCTGGCGTATTTGCAGATATCGTGAATGTTGGGGCACATTAA
- a CDS encoding homoserine kinase, with protein sequence MDIIKSPIKGAGSIKVFAPATVANVVCGFDVLGFAVNAPGDEVVMRITGKPGVTISKITGDNGKLPLSADKNTVSASVQHYLKHINRTDIGVDIELHKKMPIGSGLGSSSASTVAGLFAINSLLDNYLTPMELVPFAMKGEELACGYGHADNVAPAILGGFVLIRSYEPLDIIKLPVPEGLYCAIVFPDVDVPTRDARQMIRSKVLLKDAVVQWGNVAGLVSGLFMNDIDLIGRSMKDVLVEPTRSILIPDFYKMREMAMEMGAVSFGISGSGPSVFAFTRDEQTAATITQKIQQHLTGLNIASYTYVSAVNQQGPKIIG encoded by the coding sequence ATGGATATCATAAAATCTCCCATTAAGGGGGCGGGGAGCATCAAAGTATTTGCTCCGGCAACTGTTGCCAATGTGGTTTGCGGCTTTGATGTACTTGGTTTCGCGGTAAACGCACCCGGCGATGAAGTAGTGATGCGCATAACCGGTAAGCCGGGTGTAACCATTAGCAAAATAACAGGCGATAATGGTAAACTGCCTTTAAGTGCGGATAAAAATACCGTAAGCGCCAGCGTACAGCATTATTTAAAGCACATTAACCGCACGGATATTGGTGTGGATATTGAGTTGCACAAAAAAATGCCTATCGGCAGCGGGCTGGGTTCAAGCTCGGCGAGTACGGTGGCGGGTTTATTTGCCATCAATTCGTTATTGGATAACTATTTAACGCCAATGGAACTGGTTCCGTTCGCCATGAAGGGCGAAGAGCTGGCCTGCGGTTATGGCCATGCCGATAACGTAGCGCCGGCTATATTAGGGGGCTTTGTGCTGATCCGCAGTTACGAGCCGCTGGATATTATTAAGCTGCCCGTTCCCGAAGGGCTGTATTGCGCCATTGTATTTCCCGATGTGGATGTGCCCACCCGGGATGCGAGGCAGATGATTCGCAGTAAGGTATTACTGAAAGATGCAGTTGTACAATGGGGTAATGTGGCCGGCCTGGTGAGCGGCTTGTTTATGAACGATATAGACCTGATTGGCCGCAGCATGAAAGATGTGCTGGTTGAGCCTACGCGATCCATTTTGATCCCCGATTTTTATAAAATGCGTGAAATGGCTATGGAAATGGGCGCCGTTAGTTTCGGTATTTCGGGCTCAGGGCCATCTGTTTTTGCGTTTACACGCGATGAACAAACGGCTGCCACCATCACGCAAAAAATACAACAACACTTAACTGGTTTAAATATTGCCAGCTATACTTATGTTTCGGCCGTTAACCAACAGGGCCCTAAAATTATAGGATAA
- the thrC gene encoding threonine synthase, whose product MNFYSTNSPLTQVPFKEAVFNSLPQDRGLYMPVSIPQLDAEFIENIDQYSLPEIAFKVAQTLLTDAIPEEELKAIIDDAINFSAPVVKLEEDVYVLELFHGPSLAFKDFGARFMSRVMSYFLKDGEQLLDVLVATSGDTGGAVALGFLGVPNTRVTILYPKGKVSPIQEQQLTTNGKNIRAIEIDGTFDDCQALVKQAFTDAELNKKFRLTSANSINIARLIPQTFYYFNTYAQLLREGKNEVTFCVPSGNFGNIGAGLLAWKMGLPVKQFIAATNANDTVPAFLTTGVYQAKPSVQTLSNAMDVGNPSNWVRIAEMFKGDTAELKKLIEGVSYTDQQTVEAINQVYNQYNYIVCPHTAIAWKALVDWKSRNPEDKSAGVFLGTAHPCKFPDVFPADIESTIIVPESVKAMQDKLPVTNAMNSDFEGFKWWLTENA is encoded by the coding sequence ATGAATTTTTATAGCACCAACAGCCCTTTAACCCAGGTTCCGTTTAAAGAAGCGGTATTTAACAGCTTACCGCAAGACAGGGGCCTATATATGCCCGTGAGCATCCCGCAACTGGATGCCGAGTTTATTGAAAATATCGACCAATATTCCCTTCCGGAGATTGCCTTTAAGGTAGCTCAAACTTTATTAACCGATGCCATCCCCGAAGAAGAGCTAAAGGCGATTATTGATGATGCCATCAACTTTTCGGCTCCTGTGGTAAAGCTGGAAGAGGATGTATACGTGCTGGAGCTTTTCCACGGCCCATCATTGGCTTTTAAAGACTTTGGCGCCCGCTTTATGAGCCGGGTAATGAGCTACTTTTTAAAAGATGGCGAGCAACTGCTTGACGTATTGGTAGCAACTTCCGGAGATACCGGCGGCGCGGTAGCGCTGGGCTTTTTAGGCGTACCCAATACCAGGGTTACCATACTCTATCCCAAAGGCAAAGTTAGCCCCATCCAGGAGCAGCAGTTAACTACTAATGGCAAAAATATTCGCGCCATTGAAATTGACGGGACTTTTGATGACTGCCAGGCGCTGGTAAAGCAGGCCTTTACAGATGCCGAACTGAACAAAAAATTCAGGCTGACATCGGCAAATTCCATCAACATCGCCCGGCTGATTCCGCAAACGTTTTATTATTTTAATACTTATGCGCAATTGCTGCGCGAGGGTAAAAACGAGGTGACCTTCTGTGTGCCGAGTGGTAACTTCGGTAATATAGGCGCCGGTTTACTGGCCTGGAAAATGGGCCTGCCGGTAAAGCAATTTATAGCTGCCACCAACGCTAATGATACCGTTCCTGCATTTTTAACTACGGGTGTTTACCAGGCTAAGCCATCGGTACAAACACTATCAAACGCGATGGACGTGGGTAACCCCAGCAACTGGGTACGGATAGCCGAAATGTTTAAAGGTGATACAGCAGAACTAAAAAAACTGATTGAGGGCGTAAGCTATACCGACCAGCAAACTGTAGAAGCCATTAACCAGGTTTACAATCAATACAACTATATAGTTTGCCCACATACCGCTATAGCCTGGAAAGCCCTGGTGGACTGGAAAAGCAGAAACCCGGAGGATAAAAGCGCGGGTGTATTTTTAGGCACTGCCCACCCTTGTAAATTCCCTGATGTTTTCCCTGCCGATATTGAAAGCACAATTATTGTGCCTGAGTCGGTAAAGGCAATGCAGGATAAATTGCCGGTAACTAATGCCATGAATAGTGATTTTGAAGGCTTTAAATGGTGGTTGACGGAGAATGCGTAG